One region of Pogona vitticeps strain Pit_001003342236 chromosome 1, PviZW2.1, whole genome shotgun sequence genomic DNA includes:
- the LOC140703301 gene encoding hemojuvelin isoform X2: MLTIIFKNMKECVDEKVYQAETDNLPAAFIDGSVNGGERPGGSSLTLHEHTPGRHVEIRAAYIGTTISVRQAAGRLSFSIRVAEEVASSFTEEQDLQLCVFGCPAAQRIPRSHGWPRLGNITREKARLLCRKKLPVEDAYFQSCVFDVVTSGNADLTQPAHDALEDGKAFHLDAQKLHIFQTEGASFLHGSSLWLLAPVISWLQLRF; encoded by the exons ATG TTGACCATCATCTTCAAGAACATGAAAGAGTGCGTCGACGAGAAGGTCTACCAGGCTGAAACCGATAACCTGCCCGCCGCTTTCATAGACGGTTCAGTGAACGGTGGCGAGAGGCCTGGAGGGAGCAGCCTGACCCTCCATGAGCACACGCCGGGACGACACGTGGAGATACGAGCAGCATACATCGGCACCACCATTTCCGTGCGCCAAGCAGCCGGACGCCTGTCGTTCTCCATCCGGGTGGCCGAGGAGGTGGCCTCCTCCTTCACGGAGGAACAAGACCTGCAGCTGTGCGTCTTCGGGTGCCCGGCGGCTCAGCGCATCCCTCGGAGCCACGGCTGGCCTCGCCTCGGCAACATCACCAGAGAGAAGGCCCGTCTGCTGTGCAGGAAGAAGCTGCCGGTGGAGGACGCCTACTTCCAGTCCTGTGTCTTCGACGTGGTGACTTCCGGCAATGCCGACTTGACCCAGCCGGCACACGACGCCCTGGAAGATGGGAAAGCCTTCCACCTGGATGCCCAGAAACTTCACATTTTCCAGACCGAGGGGGCCTCGTTTCTCCACGGTTCCTCCCTCTGGCTGTTGGCACCTGTCATTTCATGGCTTCAGTTGCGCTTCTAA
- the LOC140703301 gene encoding hemojuvelin isoform X1 has product MRRSFCSRTPSYTARPCMLVQILTLLLSCRHVDSQCKISRCNSAYLAATENLQAPHGSTAFCAALRSYSSCTRRTARTCRGNLAYHSAVYGIEDLMIQNNCSKEGPTSPPWPPVLAPAPEGFATLDICDYEKSFARKHGQSPAFRHCTTFGNPHVRTFADEFHTCQLEGSWPLLDNEYLFVQATSSPVGKVWKATATRKLTIIFKNMKECVDEKVYQAETDNLPAAFIDGSVNGGERPGGSSLTLHEHTPGRHVEIRAAYIGTTISVRQAAGRLSFSIRVAEEVASSFTEEQDLQLCVFGCPAAQRIPRSHGWPRLGNITREKARLLCRKKLPVEDAYFQSCVFDVVTSGNADLTQPAHDALEDGKAFHLDAQKLHIFQTEGASFLHGSSLWLLAPVISWLQLRF; this is encoded by the exons ATGAGAAGATCGTTCTGCTCTAGGACGCCATCCTACACAGCCAGACCTTGCATGTTGGTTCAGATACTCACGCTTCTCCTAAGCTGTAGGCATG TTGATTCCCAGTGCAAGATCTCACGCTGCAACTCGGCATATCTGGCGGCCACGGAAAACCTGCAAGCCCCCCACGGGAGCACCGCCTTCTGTGCCGCCTTGCGCTCCTACTCCAGCTGCACGCGCAGGACGGCCCGCACCTGCCGGGGGAACCTTGCCTACCACTCCGCCGTCTACGGCATCGAAGACCTCATGATTCAGAACAACTGCTCCAAGGAAGGTCCCACCTCCCCGCCGTGGCCTCCGGTGCTGGCGCCCGCCCCAGAGGGCTTTGCCACCCTGGACATCTGCGATTACGAGAAGAGCTTCGCCCGCAAGCACGGCCAGTCCCCGGCCTTCCGCCACTGCACGACCTTCGGGAACCCCCACGTCCGGACGTTTGCGGACGAGTTCCACACCTGCCAGTTGGAGGGCTCTTGGCCGCTCCTGGACAACGAGTACCTGTTTGTGCAGGCCACCAGTTCTCCCGTAGGGAAAGTGTGGAAGGCTACAGCCACCAGAAAG TTGACCATCATCTTCAAGAACATGAAAGAGTGCGTCGACGAGAAGGTCTACCAGGCTGAAACCGATAACCTGCCCGCCGCTTTCATAGACGGTTCAGTGAACGGTGGCGAGAGGCCTGGAGGGAGCAGCCTGACCCTCCATGAGCACACGCCGGGACGACACGTGGAGATACGAGCAGCATACATCGGCACCACCATTTCCGTGCGCCAAGCAGCCGGACGCCTGTCGTTCTCCATCCGGGTGGCCGAGGAGGTGGCCTCCTCCTTCACGGAGGAACAAGACCTGCAGCTGTGCGTCTTCGGGTGCCCGGCGGCTCAGCGCATCCCTCGGAGCCACGGCTGGCCTCGCCTCGGCAACATCACCAGAGAGAAGGCCCGTCTGCTGTGCAGGAAGAAGCTGCCGGTGGAGGACGCCTACTTCCAGTCCTGTGTCTTCGACGTGGTGACTTCCGGCAATGCCGACTTGACCCAGCCGGCACACGACGCCCTGGAAGATGGGAAAGCCTTCCACCTGGATGCCCAGAAACTTCACATTTTCCAGACCGAGGGGGCCTCGTTTCTCCACGGTTCCTCCCTCTGGCTGTTGGCACCTGTCATTTCATGGCTTCAGTTGCGCTTCTAA